Below is a genomic region from Phycobacter azelaicus.
CCAAGGCCTCGACGTCGCGATCGAGAATGGCCACGTTCCAGCCCATCTCAACCAGCCCTTTTGCCGTCGCAAGGCCAATCCCCCGTGCGCCCCCGGTGATCAAAGCCGTTTTCATTTCCGCCTCCTCCGCAAAGTGATCTGTGCCGTAGCGCTTTGCTCGCCCTCGGAGCCTCCGGCGTGGGCACAGATGCTGCGAAAAACTCACAATTTCGGTGCAAACTCAAGCTGGGATTGAAAAATGCGTCTTATCCACATATGTTTGCATCCCAATAAAGCGCGAGACGCGTTCAGACGGCACGAGCAAGACGACAATAACAATACGACCGAAAGCAGTTCAGGCATGACCACGCTCCTTGCACAGGCATGGGAAGAATTCCTTCGCCCCATGATCTTCCGCCCCAAAAGGGTGCAGGTCGCGGCACTCTGCTGCCGCAAGACCGGCGCTGGTACGGATGTGCTGATGATCACCAGCCGCGGAACCGGCCGCTGGATCATTCCGAAGGGCTGGCCCATCCGCGGTAAAAACGGCCCTGAATCCGCGCTGCAGGAAGCCTGGGAAGAGGCTGGTGTTGCCGACGCCCGCATCGAGCAGGCGCCGCTTGGCACCTATGCCTACTCGAAGGAACGTAACAACGGGGTGAGCGAGCCGGTTGAAACGCTGGTCTATGTCGCCGAAGTCAAACGGATGAAGGATGACTATCCCGAGGCGCACCAGCGCAAACGCGTGTGGATGCCAGCGCAAAAGGCTGCCAACCTGGTGCAGGAGCCGGAACTGCAGGACATACTGCGTCAATTGTAACGGTATTGTAAACTATTTGTAACAGCGCCCTTGCTCGCTTGCGTCTATACGTCTACCGCACCTCCAAGCAATATTCGGAGGCATCGACATGGGCGCGGATGAGCAACAAAGCGAAAAAGTAGATAGCAAACACTGGGAAACGCTCGACCGGGATCTGAACCGGATTTCCCAGCTGGAGCTGGCGACCGCCTATGTTGCCCGACCGCTGGTCGGTCCGGGGATTGCCCTGGCTTTCATCGTTCTCGCAGGTATTGCGGCGGCAGTGCTGCTGGGCAGCGCCCCGGTGAACTACGTGGTCATCGTGGCCGCCGTCTTTGGCGCCTACATGGCGCTCAACATCGGCGCCAACGATGTGGCGAACAATATGGGGCCTGCGGTGGGCGCCAATGCGCTGACCATGGGCGGCGCAATCGTGATCGCCGCCATCGCCGAAAGCGCAGGCGCGCTCTTGGCGGGTGGCGATGTGGTCTCCACCATTTCCAAAGGCATTATCGACCCGCAGGCGGTTGCCACGACAAATGTTTTCATCTGGGCGATGATGGCTGCGCTGGTCTCTTCGGCGCTTTGGGTCAACCTGGCGACCTGGATCGGTGCGCCGGTTTCCACCACCCATTCGGTCGTGGGCGGCGTCATGGGAGCTGGTATCGCAGCCGCAGGAATGTCCGCGGTAAACTGGGCCACTATGAGCAAGATCGCCGCAAGCTGGGTCATCTCTCCTGTGTTGGGCGGGATCATAGCCGCCCTGTTCCTGGCTATCATCAAGGCGAAGGTCATCTACCAGGAAGACAAGATCGCGGCGGCCCGGAAATGGGTTCCGATCCTGGTCGGGATCATGGCAGGTGCCTTTGCCTCTTACCTGGCCCTGAAGGGCCTCAAGAAGATCGTCAAGATCGACCTACATTCCGCTCTCCTGATCGGCTTGGCCTTTGGGGTCTGCAGTTGGATGATCACCCGGCCGCTGATCGCGCGCCAGTCTGTCGGTCTTGAGAACCGCAACAAGTCGCTCAAGATCCTGTTCCGCATCCCGCTTGTGATCTCGGCCGCGCTGCTGTCCTTTGCCCACGGGGCAAACGACGTGGCCAATGCGGTGGGACCGCTGGCAGCAATCGTTCACGCATCCGAGTTCGGAGACTTCGCCACGAAGGTCGCCATACCGACCTGGGTCATGGTGATCGGCGCCTTCGGCATTTCATTTGGCCTGTTCCTGTTCGGCCCCAAGCTGATCAGAATGGTCGGCAGCCAGATTACCAAGCTGAACCCGATGCGCGCCTATTGCGTGTCGCTTTCAGCGGCCATTACCGTGATTGTCGCCAGTTGGCTGGGCCTGCCTGTTTCTTCGACCCATATCGCGGTCGGCGCGGTTTTTGGCGTCGGCTTTTTCCGCGAATGGCACGCCGAGAACCGGTTGCGCAAGTTCGCTTTGCAACGCCCTGCGGAATTGCGCATCGCCCCCGAGGAGCGCCGCCGCCGCAAACTGGTGCGCCGCAGCCATTTCATGACGATCGTTGCTGCCTGGGTAATCACTGTGCCTGCAGCCGCCCTGTTGTCCGGCGTAACCTTCTGGGTGCTGACGACGATCATCGGCTGACACCCAGAATAGATCTGACAAGAAAACCCCTCGCGGCACATCGCTGCGAGGGGTTCATCGTTTTCAGTCCGGGCCAAGCCACCTTGGTTTCGTCAGGCGGATCAGACGCCCAGGCACCAGCGCATGATCGCTTTTTGGGCATGCAAGCGGTTTTCAGCCTCGTCAAAGATCACCGATTGCGGCCCGTCCATCACCGCAGAAGTCACCTCTTCTTCGCGATGAGCAGGCAGGCAGTGCATGAACAGGGCGTCCTCCTTGGCGTGGGCCATCAGCGCATCGTTGACCTGGTAAGGGCGCAGCATGTTGTGGCGGCGCTCTTTCGAGGACTGGCTGTCATGCATGCTGACCCAAGTATCGGCCACCACCAGATCGGCGCCTTCCACGGCCTTGACCGGATCACGTTCGATCACCACTTTCGCACCCGCCTTGCGCGCAAGACCCACGAATTCATCCTCGGGATCCAGCTGTGCGGGGCCGGTGAAGGTCAGGTCAAAGCCGAACTGAGCCGCCGCATGCAGGAACGAGGCGCAGACATTGTTGCCGTCGCCGGTCCAGACCACCTTCTTGCCCTTGATCGGGCCGCGGTGCTCTTCATAGGTCAGAATGTCGGCCATGATTTGGCATGGGTGGGTACGGTCAGTGAGGCCATTGATCACCGGCACATCGGCATATTCCGCCATTTCGATCAGCACCGATTCATCGAAGGTCCGGATCATGATCATGTCCACATAGCGCGACAGGACGCGGGCGGTATCGGCGATGGTCTCACCGTGTCCCAGCTGCATGTCATTGCCCGATAGCACCATCGTCTCGCCGCCCATCTGGCGCACGCCCACATCAAAGGAGACACGCGTCCGGGTCGAGGGTTTTTCAAAGATCAGCGCAACCATGCGGCCCGCAAGCGGCTGCTCGTCATCAGGCGCGCCCTTTGGACGACCAAGTCGAGACTGCTTCATCGCGCCCGCGTTATCAATGATGCCCCGCAGGGCATCCGCGTCGGTTTTGTGGATGTCGAGGAAATGGTTCATGTCATGTCACTTCTAGTCATCTGACAGCCAAAAGCCGGGCCTTGCCTGTCATATTGCAATTCAAAGGTGGATTAAGCGGCGCTCACTTGCGATGCGGCCTTGTCAAGGCGCATACAGGCCTCGGCGATGTCCTCATCCGTGAGGTTCAAGGGCGGCAGCAGGCGGACCACGTTGTCGGCTGCAGGCACGGTTATGACTTCATTGTCGTAGCCTGCATTGACCACATCCATATTCGCGGCCTTGCATTTCAGCCCCAGCATCAGGCCGGAGCCGCGCACTCCCTCAAATACCTCGGGATGGCTTGCGATCAGCCCCTCCAGTTTCTGGCGCAACAGACCCGCCTTGCGGTTCACTTCAGCCAGGAATGCGGGATCCGCAACCGTGTCCATCACCGCGCAGCCCACAGCGCAGCCCAGCGGGTTGCCGCCATAAGTCGAGCCGTGAGTTCCCGCAGTCATGCCACTGGCTGCGTTTTCACTCGCCAGCACCGCACCCAGCGGGAAACCACCACCAATCCCCTTGGCCACCATCATGATGTCCGGCTCGATCCCCGCCCATTCATGGGCAAAAAGCTTACCGGTACGGCCGACGCCACACTGGACCTCATCCAGGATCAGGAGGATACCGTGTTCATCACACAGGTCGCGCAGCCCCTTGAGGCAGGCGTCCGGAAGCGGGCGAATCCCGCCCTCACCCTGTACTGGCTCGATCAGGATAGCAGCAGTCTTTTCATCTATCGCGGCGGCGACCGCATCGTGATCGTTCCAGGGCAGATGGACAAAGCCCGGCAGCAGGGGGCCGAACCCCTTGGTCATCTTTTCCGATCCCGCCGCCGCGATCCCGGCAGAGGACCGCCCATGGAAGGAGCCTTCGAAGGTGATGATCTCCACCCGCTCGGGCTGGCCGTTGTCGTAGAAATACTTGCGCGCCATCTTGACGGCCAGTTCGCAACTTTCGGTTCCCGAATTGGTGAAGAACACCGTATCGGCAAAGGTATGCGCCACCAGCTTGTCGGCCAGCGCCTGCTGCTGCGGGATCTGGTAAAGGTTCGACACATGCCAGAGGTTCTGCGCCTGGGTGGTCAGCGCCTCAACCAGTGCCGGATGGGCATGGCCCAGTGCATTGACCGCGATCCCGGCGCCCAGATCCAGAAAGCGTCGACCGTCCGCCTCGATCAGCCAGGCGCCTTCGCCTTTGACGAACTGAAGCGGAGCACGATTGTAGGTCGGCAGAACGGACGGGATCATCAGGATCATCCTTTTCAAACATGGAGGCCAAAGCTGTGCATAGCCGGGCCGAAGGGTCAATACTGTAGAAGGGTGTCTGTGCCCTCTTTCGGGCACGCAAGATCAAAGCGGCCGGTTACGCAAAAGAGCGTCGGCGTCGTAGCGTTGTGATATGTGCACGTTTGATCATGGTATGGGTCCATAAGGGAGCTTTGAGCAAAATGAAACCCCTTTTGTCACACCATAGTGCTCAAAATGGCGCAGCCACCCTGCCCTGCCGTATCTGGTGAAATGAACCGCTTCAGTTGAAGCCGCAGCTTTTGTTCTTGCACTTTGACGATAACGGGCGCACCGCTTGCGTCATGACCCATTCACCCCCTCAGAACCCGACGCTGGCAGCCGCGCTTATCCTGCTGGCGACAGCCTTTATCGCGGGCACCACCTTGATGGCCAAAACACTGGGCAGTGATGCGCTGGGTCCGCCGCTCCACCCCCTGCAGGTCTCTCATGGGCGGTTCCTTTTCGCATTCATGGCGATCTCCTCGGTGGTGATCGCCCTGCGCCCGAGGCTGCAGCGCCCACACTGGGGGCTGCACATCGGACGCACCACTTTTGGCTGGGGTGGCGTGACACTGATGTTTGCAGCTGTTGCCTATATCCCGCTGGCCGATGCAACGGCGATTACTTTTCTCAACCCCGTGTTCTGCATGCTGCTGGCAATTCCGCTGCTAGGCGAACGCGTCGGTCCCTGGCGCTGGGGCGCGGCAGGGGTCGCCTTGGTCGGCGCGATGATCCTGTTGCGCCCAACCCCGGACAGTTTTCAGCCCGCCGCCCTTATGGCGCTTGGCGCAGCCGTCGTGATGGGAATGGAGCTGATCTTCATCAAGAAGCTGTCGGGGCGCGAGGCGCCACTCCAGATCCTCTGGATCAACAACACCATTGGGGTGCTAATTGCCAGCCTGGCCGTATTGCCGGTCTGGCAAATGCCAACCCCTGAGCAATGGGCAGCGCTTGCCACTCTTGGCCTGCTGATGGCCTGCGCACAGGCCTGTTTCGTCAACGGGATGGCGCGCGGAGACGCGTCCTTCGTTGCTCCCTTCAGCTATGCCACGCTTATCTTTGCTGCGCTTTATGATTTCATGGGCTTCAACGTGGTGCCGGATGCCATCACCCTTTTGGGAGCAGGCATTATCCTTGCAGGGGCTGCCATCCTTGCCTGGCGCGAAGGGCGGCAAGCAAAGATGGCATGAATATCGATCAAGCCTTGAGCCGGTAGCCTTTGCGCAGCATCACCCATGCCAAAAAACAAATCGCAGTTGTCGCCGCAAGGCAGACGCCAAAGCCCAGCATTGGCGAGCTGTCCGAGGTGCCGATCACCCCGTAGCGCACGCCATCGATCAGGTAGAAGACCGGGTTTGCGTGGGAAATTGCCTGCAGCACCGGCGGCAGCGACTCGACCGAATAAAATGTGCCGGACAGGAAGGCCAGCGGCGTCACGATGAAGTTGGTGATCGCCGCCATCTGGTCAAACTTGTCCGCAAAGACACCCGCAACGATGCCAAGCCCACCAAGAAAGGCCGCGCCAAGTATCACGAAGAGCAGAGCGATCAGGGGGTGCTCGGGCACGATCTGCAGTGCAAGCATCAATCCCGCTGCGATTGCCACCGCAACGATCACACCGCGCGCCACAGCGCCCGCGAGATAACCGAGCAGCAGTTCAAGCCCCGACAAGGGCGGCATTAGGGTGTCTACAATATTGCCCTGCACCTTGGAAATCACGATCGAAGACGAGGTATTGGCAAAAGCGTTCTGGATAACCGTCATCATCATGATGCCAGGCGCCAGAAAGGTCAGGAAGGGCACTCCCATCACGTCGCCCCGTTTTGGCCCGATGGCAATATTGAAGATCATGAGGAACAGGGCCGCCGTCACCAGAGGCGCAAGTAGGGTCTGCGTCCAGACCACGGTGAAGCGCTTGATCTCCCGCCCGGCAAGTGTCTTAAGGCCAAGCCAGTTGACGGCGCCAAAGCGACGCTCACCCATTCCGACCCGATATGTGGTTTTCATCTCGCTCATGGGGTTCGCTCCTTTTGTGCCGTTGCCTATATGCCGCCCGAAAGGTTGAATGGACCCCCTTTGCATAACCCCTGAGCGGCGAGGCGCAAGACGCCTTGTAACTCGTGCGTCAGTGATTAAAATAGACGCTTAAATCGGAACTCGATGGCGGCCGCAGGATTCTGGGGCCGCTTTCAGCTTGGAAAGGCAACATATGTCCTGGACAGACGAGCGCGTCGAACTGCTCAAGAAAATGTGGGGCGAAGGCCAGTCGGCTAGCCAGATCGCCAAAGAACTGGGCGGGGTGACCCGCAATGCCGTGATCGGCAAGGTGCATCGCCTCGGTCTGTCCAATCGCGCGACCGGCGGATCGAAAGCCGCCGAACCCAAGGAAAAGCCTGCCGCAGCAGCAGCGCCCAAACCCGCGCCAAAGCCCAAGCCTCAGCCAAAGACAGAGCCTGCGCGCCCTGCCACCCCGGCTCCGGCAGCCTCGGCAGAGACCAAGGCGGCCATTCCAGCGCGCAAGCAGATCATCCCGGCCGGGCAGCCATTGCCGCCTCAGCCTTCGGCCAATGAGATCAGCCCCGAAGCTCTGGCCAAAGTCAACGAAGTCGAGAAGAAGGCGAAGAAGTTGACGCTGATGGAGCTGACAGAGCGCACCTGCAAATGGCCCGTGGGCGATCCCGCGACCGAAGATTTCTGGTTCTGTGGCCTGCCCGTTCAGCAAGGCAAACCCTACTGCGAAGCGCATGTGGGCGTCGCCTTCCAGCCCATGAGCGCGCGCCGCGACCGCAAACGGTAAGGGCTCTCTTTACCGGAGACCCCTTTTCTTGCACGACGGGCATGCGGTTTCCCTTGCTTGAATTCAGTGGGTTAGCAACGGGTACAGGCGCTTGCCCCTCTACGATGCACAAGATCAGAAACTGGTCTGCGGACAGTCGGCCATTTATGCGCCATTGGCTCAAGCACGATGGTCGCCCCACTGAGGGAGCGCGATTGGCTGTCGATCTGGTTTGATGTCGAGGTGAAATAGTATGCTCCGGCGCCCCCGCCAAGCGCGGTCGCCAGCGCGGATCCAGCGACCCGGCAATCCGAGTTTGTCTTAAGATGAAGTCGCTGTGCAGCATGCCGTTCCAACAGACGACGAAGGCCGTCGAGGGCTTGTTGCGGCTGGCAGGTCTTGACCGGACAAGGCCAGACTTGTGCACCCTTTGTCGCCGCCAGAACACGCTGAGCGTCACCATCTCCTATCGCGGAGGAATAGCTTCCTTGCACCTGCTGATCGACAGCAAGGCATTCTCTGCAATTGGTCCGAGGACAATACCGCGCGGGAAAAAAGGAGGGTCAAGGAGAGTGGAACGCCACAAGCGTGTTGGTCAAAAGAAGCACCTGTGGCGCAAGCGGCATCTCGGCATGGATGAAGAAACACTGGAGATCCACGCGGTTGGCGTCACGATCGGCACTGTCGACGGCGCATCTATGCTGCCGGACCTGCTGGATCAGAGCCCACCCGACCTAGAAATTGCCACCGTGACCGCAGACTGGGGCCTGTGACACGCGCAGATGCCGCAATTCGGTTACTTCTCGCGGAGCCGCCGCCCCATCCCGCAGCGCAAGAATGCCCGACTTTGCAAGTAAGCCACGGCGGGAACCATCGCGCGAGACGAAGCAGTGAGGGTCTGCAACTGGCTTGAACAGACACTCTGTCGAAAGATGACTGGATATTTTCGCCGAAGCCGCGCAGAGACGAAGATGAACTGAGTCAAACTTGCTGGCCAAAGCATCGTGGCCCACGACTTCGACCGACAGGTCACTGAGCTCCAGATCTGGATCGCGGCGCTAGACCGCCAAACCGCGCTTGGCATACCCGTCACAGCGCTCGCGGGATAAGCGTGTCCCGGGAAAGAACGCGTGCGCTCAAAACCCGATTGTATTGCCACAAAGCCTGAACGGGCGGCTGTTCGCGCCACCCTCGTTTTCATGACACAACTCTGTTGCGTAGACCCTTCTATCTGCTGACAAAACGGAAGCCTTCCCCATTGTCTCAGTCCGACCACGCTTAGCCACCTGTGGGCGCGGCCGACTGAAAGCCTGGGATCGAACGATCTGAGGCCGACTGCGGCTCGATACCGGGCCAATTGGCTTCTGAGCGATTCAGATTTCCAGAGATATCCTGTTCCCAGAAGCCCACCACATTGCGGGTCACGTTCAGGTACAGCTTGTCGTCCACGATCCGCCAAAGGTTCGGGTTGCCGGGCGCCTTGCCCCCTTTGGCCACACCATAAGCGCAATGGCCGTCGTACTGAGGCGCATAGTAGCCTGGGTTGGCGAGGAACCGATCCCGGTTTTCAGTGTTGGCGAAAGCGAAGCGCGCGCCATTGTAGTTGGCCGTGATATCGGCGCGCCCCGGAACCGCAGCGGGCTGAGGCGTTCCAACCGGCGCCTGTTCAAGGTTGCGATAGGCCACCACATCATAGCCCGAGACGGCAAAACCCGTTCCATCCAAATATTGCTCTCCAGCGAATGCGCCGGTTGACAGAACAAGCGCTGCCACGGCGCCCAATGCAATACTTTTCATAGCTCGTCCTTTCCAGATTGTTCCCGGCCCATCTGCGGACCACCTACCGATCGCTTCAGCATATCGCCTTCATCCGCTCTGCGAACCGGCCCTCACGCCCCTGTGTCCCTGCGTGAGTGCAGGCTCTTCTCTGCACACTTGCACGAAAAAGAGGCCAACCACACCTTCCAGTCATTGGAATTTTTCGAAACTATCCTACGTCGAAGACGATCACTTGAACCGGCAACCGCATCTTGCGGCCAGCCAGCAAACCAAACAGGGCCCATCACATGAGCGACACCAGCTACACCCCGCCGAAAGTCTGGACTTGGGATCAGGAGAGCGGCGGACGTTTTGCCTCCATAAACCGTCCCATCTCGGGCGCGACTCACGACAAGGAGTTGCCCGTAGGCAAGCATCCCTTCCAGCTTTATTCGCTGGCGACCCCAAATGGCGTCAAGGTCACAGTTATGTTCGAAGAGCTGCTGGCCAAAGGGCATGGCGACGCCGAATATGACGCCTGGCTGATCAATATCGGCGAGGGCGATCAGTTCGGATCGGGCTTTGTCGATATCAATCCGAACTCCAAGATACCGGCACTTATGGATCGCTCCGGCGATGCACCGGTGCGTGTCTTTGAGTCCGGTTCGATCCTGGTGCATCTGGCGGAAAAGTTCGGGGAGTTTTTGCCAGCGTCCGGGCCTGAGCGCACAGAGGTTATGAACTGGCTGTTCTGGCAAATGGGCAGCGCGCCCTATTTGGGCGGCGGATTTGGCCACTTCTATGCTTATGCACCGGAAAAATGGCAGTACCCCATCGACCGGTTTGCAATGGAAACCAAACGCCAGCTTGACGTGCTGGATCGCCAATTGGCCGACAACGAATTCATTGCCGGAAACGAGTACACCATTGCGGATATCGCGATCTGGCCGTGGTACGGCCAACTGGTTCTGGGCCGTCTCTACGAGGCAGCCGAGTTCCTGGACGTGGAAAGCTACAAGAACGTGATGCGTTGGGCCAAGGTCATTGACGCCCGCCCGGCCGTCAGCCGCGGCCGCATGGTAAACCGCGCTTTTGGAGAGCTGCACACCCAGCTGCGCGAACGCCACGACGCCAGCGACTTTGAAACCCGCACGCAGGACAAGCTTGAAGCCGAAGAATCCTGACCCCCCTTTTGTCCCACACCGCAACGCTCCCACGCACGCAGGCTCAGGTCGGCCTTGGCCCTCCTGAGCCTTTGCGCCCTTTGGCCCAGCGTCACCCAGCAAAGCAGCGGCACGGCCATCGCTTGGGGGAACAAGTCTTACGCTCATAAAACTTGTTTGCTCGCGCCGAACCAAAGGCGCCGCGGATAGCGCGGCGCCGGGCCCAACGGGAAAGGATCGTCCATAGGGCGGTTCTTGACGGGCGGGAGCGCCTCTCCTCTGGGAGCGCCCTTTTTACTTCAGCCGGGGTGGTTTGTCCGGGTCACTGCCCGGCATGGACGGCTGATAGACCTGCGCCTCCTGCGGCTGGGGCAGCTCAAAGCGCAGGCCCACGCGGGCCAGACTTGCTGCCGCGGTATCGGCTCCCGCAAAAAAGCCCACATCCAGCGCACCGGCCTCGATCCCGGAAAACGTCAGCGCTTCGCTGACCGCCTTGGCCAAGGCGCTTTGAGCGCCTTCTTTGGCATCAATAATGCCCAACAGGTGCCCCCTGCCCCCACCGTGGTAGGTCACGCCCACAAGATAGGCCGCTTGTGCCAGCCCTGCAGCAGTGGCGAGTTTCGCATCCAGCGCGGTCAGGAAAGCCTCTGGCAAGCCTTTGGGCGGCAGGAAACTCTCGACCTCCGCCTCTACCTCGTGCGGCGCATGACCAAGGGTTTCCTGCAGCCAGCTCACAGCCTGCGGCGGGATCAACATGGCCGAGGGCGCCACCTCAAGGTTCACACCGATGCCAATGTCCTGCCCCGCCAGCATCTGCACGATCCCGCGGCCCGACAACCCCGCATAGGGCACCGCACGGCCCGCGAACTCTGCCAGACGCTCTTCCCTGTCAAAGACAAGAACAAATCGCCCGTCCGGCGTGTCAAACAAAGCAGGCTCGATCGTTTCTCCCTCGACCTCCTTGTCCAGCATCAGGAACAGCTCACAATCGGACAGACGTTCGTAAAACCGCAGCCGCGCCGCATCCGAGGAGGGATCGGCCTCCATCCGGGCATGAGCTTGGTCCAATTGGGTAGGCAACGACATTATATCAGCTCCTTGACCCGCAACCTCAGTGCAGGCAGCAGGTCCGTTTCAAACCAGGGATGGCGTTTCAGCCATGCGGTATTGCGCCAGGACGGATGAGGCAAGGGAAAGATCTGCGGCGCATGTTCACGCCATCCCCTGACCCGATCAGTGACACGCCCCGCTCCGCCAAGGTGATACCGCTGGGCATGAGCACCGACCACAATGGTAAGCTCAACCTCTGGCATAGCCTGCATCACCTGTTCTCGCCAGGTGCGGGCGCAAACCGGCGGGGGCGGCAGATCCGCCTGTTTCGCATTATAGCCGGGAAAACAAAAGGCCATAGGGACAATGGCGACACGGTCGCGGTCATAAAATTGGGCTTCGCTCATTCCAAGCCACTGGCGCAAACGATCACCGGATGCGTCCGTGAAAGGGCGCCCGCTTTGATGAACCCGCGCACCGGGCGCCTGCCCTGCGATGAGAATGCGGGCCGAAGGGCGAAACCAGACTACGGGACGAGGCGCATGATGCGTTGCCGTCAGCGCAAAACGATCTGCGCACAATCGACAGTCGCAGATCTGCCGCTGCAAGGCCCGAACAGTGTTCATGCGCTCCATCACTGTTTCACTTTTGGCAACAAAAAGAATAGACTAACGGAAAGAGGCTCATTGGCGGAACAAATATCTCACCCTCCCCGTTGCGACAAAGAGCACAGCAAGACGTTAAGGCTTCGTTTCGGAAAAGGAACACAATTTGACACAACAAAGCCTGATTTCCCGCGTAGGACGTTAATATTATTCAGCTATCCACAACAGATACAAGCAGGATGAGACCAGGCTGCCCCATCTGCCGCCCCGGTAGATCAAGTGGCCCAAACAACAACCAGCGCCGGAGAGCGGGCAAGAACAGGCAAGACCGGAAGACGCGATGCTCGAGTTTGAAAATGTCAGCAAGTCCTTCTGGACGGGCAAACAGCGCAAGGTGATTCTCGACCGGGTCTCCTTTCGGGTCGAGCTTGGCAAATCAGTCGGCATACTCGCTCCCAATGGAACTGGCAAAACCACCTTGATCAACATGATGGCCGGTCTGGAAAAGCCCGATGAGGGTGAGATCCGGCGCGGCTGCAAGATTTCGTTTCCGCTGGGTTTCATGGGCGGCGTGATCAGCCGCCTATCGGGCATGGACAACAGCCGTTACATCGCCAAGCTTTATGGCCTCGACGCGGACTATGTCGAAGCCTATTGTCGC
It encodes:
- a CDS encoding NUDIX hydrolase, with the protein product MTTLLAQAWEEFLRPMIFRPKRVQVAALCCRKTGAGTDVLMITSRGTGRWIIPKGWPIRGKNGPESALQEAWEEAGVADARIEQAPLGTYAYSKERNNGVSEPVETLVYVAEVKRMKDDYPEAHQRKRVWMPAQKAANLVQEPELQDILRQL
- a CDS encoding inorganic phosphate transporter translates to MGADEQQSEKVDSKHWETLDRDLNRISQLELATAYVARPLVGPGIALAFIVLAGIAAAVLLGSAPVNYVVIVAAVFGAYMALNIGANDVANNMGPAVGANALTMGGAIVIAAIAESAGALLAGGDVVSTISKGIIDPQAVATTNVFIWAMMAALVSSALWVNLATWIGAPVSTTHSVVGGVMGAGIAAAGMSAVNWATMSKIAASWVISPVLGGIIAALFLAIIKAKVIYQEDKIAAARKWVPILVGIMAGAFASYLALKGLKKIVKIDLHSALLIGLAFGVCSWMITRPLIARQSVGLENRNKSLKILFRIPLVISAALLSFAHGANDVANAVGPLAAIVHASEFGDFATKVAIPTWVMVIGAFGISFGLFLFGPKLIRMVGSQITKLNPMRAYCVSLSAAITVIVASWLGLPVSSTHIAVGAVFGVGFFREWHAENRLRKFALQRPAELRIAPEERRRRKLVRRSHFMTIVAAWVITVPAAALLSGVTFWVLTTIIG
- the argF gene encoding ornithine carbamoyltransferase; this encodes MNHFLDIHKTDADALRGIIDNAGAMKQSRLGRPKGAPDDEQPLAGRMVALIFEKPSTRTRVSFDVGVRQMGGETMVLSGNDMQLGHGETIADTARVLSRYVDMIMIRTFDESVLIEMAEYADVPVINGLTDRTHPCQIMADILTYEEHRGPIKGKKVVWTGDGNNVCASFLHAAAQFGFDLTFTGPAQLDPEDEFVGLARKAGAKVVIERDPVKAVEGADLVVADTWVSMHDSQSSKERRHNMLRPYQVNDALMAHAKEDALFMHCLPAHREEEVTSAVMDGPQSVIFDEAENRLHAQKAIMRWCLGV
- a CDS encoding aspartate aminotransferase family protein, yielding MIPSVLPTYNRAPLQFVKGEGAWLIEADGRRFLDLGAGIAVNALGHAHPALVEALTTQAQNLWHVSNLYQIPQQQALADKLVAHTFADTVFFTNSGTESCELAVKMARKYFYDNGQPERVEIITFEGSFHGRSSAGIAAAGSEKMTKGFGPLLPGFVHLPWNDHDAVAAAIDEKTAAILIEPVQGEGGIRPLPDACLKGLRDLCDEHGILLILDEVQCGVGRTGKLFAHEWAGIEPDIMMVAKGIGGGFPLGAVLASENAASGMTAGTHGSTYGGNPLGCAVGCAVMDTVADPAFLAEVNRKAGLLRQKLEGLIASHPEVFEGVRGSGLMLGLKCKAANMDVVNAGYDNEVITVPAADNVVRLLPPLNLTDEDIAEACMRLDKAASQVSAA
- a CDS encoding DMT family transporter, whose amino-acid sequence is MTHSPPQNPTLAAALILLATAFIAGTTLMAKTLGSDALGPPLHPLQVSHGRFLFAFMAISSVVIALRPRLQRPHWGLHIGRTTFGWGGVTLMFAAVAYIPLADATAITFLNPVFCMLLAIPLLGERVGPWRWGAAGVALVGAMILLRPTPDSFQPAALMALGAAVVMGMELIFIKKLSGREAPLQILWINNTIGVLIASLAVLPVWQMPTPEQWAALATLGLLMACAQACFVNGMARGDASFVAPFSYATLIFAALYDFMGFNVVPDAITLLGAGIILAGAAILAWREGRQAKMA
- a CDS encoding ABC transporter permease; translation: MSEMKTTYRVGMGERRFGAVNWLGLKTLAGREIKRFTVVWTQTLLAPLVTAALFLMIFNIAIGPKRGDVMGVPFLTFLAPGIMMMTVIQNAFANTSSSIVISKVQGNIVDTLMPPLSGLELLLGYLAGAVARGVIVAVAIAAGLMLALQIVPEHPLIALLFVILGAAFLGGLGIVAGVFADKFDQMAAITNFIVTPLAFLSGTFYSVESLPPVLQAISHANPVFYLIDGVRYGVIGTSDSSPMLGFGVCLAATTAICFLAWVMLRKGYRLKA
- a CDS encoding GcrA family cell cycle regulator, with the protein product MSWTDERVELLKKMWGEGQSASQIAKELGGVTRNAVIGKVHRLGLSNRATGGSKAAEPKEKPAAAAAPKPAPKPKPQPKTEPARPATPAPAASAETKAAIPARKQIIPAGQPLPPQPSANEISPEALAKVNEVEKKAKKLTLMELTERTCKWPVGDPATEDFWFCGLPVQQGKPYCEAHVGVAFQPMSARRDRKR
- a CDS encoding YHS domain-containing (seleno)protein; this encodes MKSIALGAVAALVLSTGAFAGEQYLDGTGFAVSGYDVVAYRNLEQAPVGTPQPAAVPGRADITANYNGARFAFANTENRDRFLANPGYYAPQYDGHCAYGVAKGGKAPGNPNLWRIVDDKLYLNVTRNVVGFWEQDISGNLNRSEANWPGIEPQSASDRSIPGFQSAAPTGG
- the yghU gene encoding glutathione-dependent disulfide-bond oxidoreductase; protein product: MSDTSYTPPKVWTWDQESGGRFASINRPISGATHDKELPVGKHPFQLYSLATPNGVKVTVMFEELLAKGHGDAEYDAWLINIGEGDQFGSGFVDINPNSKIPALMDRSGDAPVRVFESGSILVHLAEKFGEFLPASGPERTEVMNWLFWQMGSAPYLGGGFGHFYAYAPEKWQYPIDRFAMETKRQLDVLDRQLADNEFIAGNEYTIADIAIWPWYGQLVLGRLYEAAEFLDVESYKNVMRWAKVIDARPAVSRGRMVNRAFGELHTQLRERHDASDFETRTQDKLEAEES